A genomic window from Blastococcus saxobsidens DD2 includes:
- a CDS encoding MaoC family dehydratase, translating into MATTVLEQPPNMAALFAKAAFTARGRGGDLSDTRLARHGVTVEPANLADYARVCRFPLADSLPATYPHVLTFPLQMALMSDRSFPLALPGLVHVRNRIDVLRPIAASEALDLEVWAERFATHRSGATVDLCASVSSGGQEVWRGRSTYLARGARAPEGAPDSDVTVAVGTLDRAAATWRIPDDAGRRYGKVSGDVNPIHLSGLTAKAFGFKRAIAHGMWVKARVLAAVANRLPDALTVDVGFRKPLFLPSTVTLSTAQADGGWDVAVRNATTGTEHLVGTIRAL; encoded by the coding sequence ATGGCGACCACCGTCCTGGAGCAGCCGCCGAACATGGCGGCGCTGTTCGCGAAGGCGGCGTTCACCGCGCGCGGCCGGGGCGGGGACCTTTCCGATACCCGGCTGGCGCGGCACGGCGTGACCGTGGAACCCGCAAACCTCGCCGATTACGCCCGGGTGTGCCGGTTCCCGCTCGCCGACTCGCTGCCGGCCACGTACCCGCACGTGCTCACCTTCCCGCTGCAGATGGCGCTGATGAGCGACCGGTCCTTCCCGCTGGCGCTCCCGGGGCTCGTGCACGTGCGGAACCGGATCGACGTGCTCCGGCCGATCGCGGCGTCGGAGGCCCTCGACCTCGAGGTGTGGGCCGAGCGGTTCGCCACCCACCGCAGCGGGGCGACGGTCGATCTCTGCGCGTCGGTGTCCTCCGGCGGGCAGGAGGTCTGGCGCGGGCGCTCGACCTACCTGGCCCGCGGGGCGCGGGCCCCCGAGGGAGCACCGGATTCCGATGTGACGGTGGCGGTGGGGACCCTCGACCGTGCGGCCGCCACCTGGCGGATCCCTGACGACGCCGGCCGCCGCTACGGGAAGGTCTCCGGCGACGTGAACCCGATCCACCTCTCCGGGCTCACCGCGAAGGCGTTCGGCTTCAAGCGGGCGATCGCGCACGGCATGTGGGTGAAGGCCCGGGTGCTCGCGGCGGTGGCCAACCGGCTGCCGGATGCGCTCACCGTCGACGTCGGCTTCCGCAAGCCGCTGTTCCTGCCGTCGACGGTCACGCTCTCGACGGCGCAGGCCGACGGCGGCTGGGACGTCGCCGTCCGCAACGCGACGACCGGCACCGAGCACCTCGTGGGGACGATCCGCGCCCTCTGA
- a CDS encoding TetR family transcriptional regulator: MKAEAVRETSHVQPRVQEKKVAHRRDRRDSRWDEHRRERREQLVQATLTAVGKHGAGVGMEEIAAEAGTSKTVVYRHFADRTDLHVAVCARVAEQLLPTLRAAMSSSAEPRAMLGAAIEAYLAFLEADPEVYRFVVSAPGGDRPADADPVTGLADLVGDQAAALLAAALADAGRDPAAAAPWGHGVVGLVRAAADWWLRTGRPMPRRDLAAHLTALAWAGLSGVVTTDNRKEDL, encoded by the coding sequence GTGAAAGCCGAGGCGGTGCGAGAGACGTCGCACGTGCAGCCCCGCGTGCAGGAGAAGAAGGTGGCGCACCGCCGGGACCGGCGCGACTCGAGATGGGACGAGCACCGGCGGGAACGCCGCGAACAACTCGTCCAGGCCACCCTCACCGCCGTCGGCAAGCACGGGGCCGGCGTCGGCATGGAGGAGATCGCCGCCGAGGCCGGCACCAGCAAGACCGTCGTCTACCGGCACTTCGCCGACCGCACCGACCTGCACGTCGCCGTCTGCGCGCGGGTGGCCGAGCAGCTGCTGCCCACGCTGCGGGCGGCGATGAGCAGCAGCGCCGAGCCCCGCGCCATGCTCGGCGCCGCGATCGAGGCCTACCTCGCCTTCCTCGAGGCCGATCCCGAGGTCTACCGGTTCGTCGTCTCCGCCCCCGGCGGCGACCGGCCGGCCGACGCCGATCCGGTCACCGGCCTCGCCGACCTCGTCGGCGACCAGGCGGCCGCACTGCTGGCCGCCGCCCTTGCCGACGCCGGCCGCGACCCGGCCGCAGCGGCCCCCTGGGGCCACGGCGTCGTCGGCCTGGTCCGCGCCGCCGCCGACTGGTGGCTGCGCACCGGCCGCCCCATGCCCCGTCGCGACCTGGCGGCGCACCTCACCGCACTGGCCTGGGCCGGGCTCTCCGGCGTCGTGACCACCGACAACCGCAAGGAGGACCTGTGA
- a CDS encoding SpoIIE family protein phosphatase, with amino-acid sequence MAGAASTVPPGLPGSDPLTDPLRVAAARRLLLEVPGPAAFDRLSALAARLLDVGHVKVTLFTDRDVVVGGHGLPAGVVGGPALLTGALSAITVRQGSSLRISSAADDERVAGLPAVTSGEVRSYLGAPLLAASGQVVGALAGYDAAPREWSDDAEELLEQLAASVVAELELSAAQSAVGTSRAWLEVALEASSVGIWERDLRTGTIHWDERCAALFGVDSAMDHESLDQVLTEHVHPEDHAAVEEAMRVAIEERGDYTVEFRVRREDGVARWVLARGRVVADASGAPARVLGTVLDVTEARGQAQRRLTAVERAAAIAEVAAELANAARLEDLADVVVRAAHVLGAQTGALAIVDGPGGPLRLHMAGDLAATVREQHPEIGLVDGVVLPMDDALPVQYAARRGRRLLLSDPAETIARFPAMAGVVDLVGLRALAAVPLRVEGRVLGTFLVVWTVDHDFLGDDVEVLEALAAQIALSVSRLQADAERAAAVAAMAQANERLRLLAEAGRVLSGTLDINQQIGRLASLVVPELADWCWIVVTDEQGRLHDVASSHRDAARRSEVEEYVRAMVATMSEASAARRVTTTGSPVMLPVIDWDDVARALPDAGARERFARLGAGSGVAVPLVARGQVLGALGLFTREERGPLGDREVDTAVEIGRRAGLALHQARLYGQQRELADALQRSMLTEPPQPEHGEIVVRYVPAAEGAEIGGDWYDAFLQRGGATVLAIGDVVGHDTRAAAAMGQVRGLLRGISYSSGGSPAEVLSELDRAVQGLALDTMATALVAHLEPEPGDETGRVRLRWANAGHPPPALLASDGSVVLLEGKQADLLLGVAPETVREDHVAVLAPGSTVLLYTDGLVERRDRDIDAGTQQLLEVLGDCEGLPLGELCDRVLERMFLPDAEDDVAVLAVRLHPEG; translated from the coding sequence GTGGCCGGCGCTGCGTCCACCGTCCCTCCGGGCCTGCCGGGGAGCGACCCGCTGACCGATCCCCTGCGGGTCGCCGCGGCCCGGCGGCTGCTGCTGGAGGTGCCCGGCCCGGCCGCCTTCGACCGGCTCTCCGCGCTCGCCGCGCGGCTGCTGGATGTCGGCCACGTGAAGGTCACCCTGTTCACCGACCGCGACGTCGTCGTCGGTGGTCACGGACTGCCGGCCGGCGTGGTCGGTGGGCCGGCACTGCTGACCGGCGCCCTCTCGGCGATCACCGTGCGCCAGGGCTCGTCGCTGCGGATCTCCTCGGCGGCCGACGACGAGCGGGTCGCCGGGCTGCCGGCCGTCACCTCGGGGGAGGTGCGGTCCTACCTGGGTGCGCCGCTGCTGGCGGCCTCGGGCCAGGTGGTCGGCGCGCTGGCCGGCTACGACGCCGCCCCCCGGGAGTGGTCGGACGACGCCGAGGAGCTGCTGGAGCAGCTCGCGGCCTCCGTCGTCGCCGAGCTCGAGCTCTCCGCCGCGCAGTCCGCCGTCGGCACCTCCCGCGCCTGGCTGGAGGTGGCCCTGGAGGCCAGCTCGGTCGGCATCTGGGAGCGCGACCTGCGCACCGGGACCATCCACTGGGACGAGCGCTGCGCGGCCCTGTTCGGCGTGGACTCCGCGATGGACCACGAGTCGCTGGACCAGGTGCTGACCGAGCACGTGCACCCGGAGGACCACGCCGCCGTGGAGGAGGCGATGCGGGTCGCGATCGAGGAGCGGGGTGACTACACCGTCGAGTTCCGGGTGCGCCGCGAGGACGGCGTCGCCCGCTGGGTGCTCGCCCGCGGCCGGGTGGTGGCCGACGCATCGGGTGCACCGGCGCGGGTGCTCGGCACCGTCCTCGACGTCACCGAGGCACGGGGGCAGGCCCAGCGGCGGCTCACCGCGGTCGAGCGGGCCGCCGCCATCGCCGAGGTCGCCGCCGAGCTGGCCAACGCCGCCCGCCTCGAGGATCTCGCCGACGTGGTCGTGCGGGCCGCTCACGTGCTGGGGGCCCAGACCGGTGCGCTCGCGATCGTCGACGGACCGGGCGGTCCGCTGCGCCTGCACATGGCCGGCGACCTGGCGGCCACCGTCCGGGAGCAGCACCCCGAGATCGGGCTGGTCGACGGCGTCGTCCTGCCGATGGACGACGCGTTGCCGGTCCAGTACGCCGCCCGGCGCGGCCGGCGGCTGCTGCTCAGCGATCCCGCCGAGACGATCGCCCGGTTCCCCGCGATGGCGGGGGTCGTCGACCTGGTGGGGCTGCGCGCCCTCGCGGCGGTGCCGCTGCGGGTGGAGGGCCGGGTTCTCGGCACGTTCCTCGTGGTCTGGACCGTCGACCACGACTTCCTCGGGGACGACGTCGAGGTGCTGGAGGCGCTGGCCGCGCAGATCGCGCTGAGCGTCTCGCGGCTGCAGGCCGACGCCGAGCGTGCCGCCGCGGTGGCGGCGATGGCCCAGGCCAACGAGCGGCTGCGGTTGCTCGCCGAGGCCGGCCGGGTGCTGTCGGGCACGCTGGACATCAACCAGCAGATCGGCCGGCTGGCCTCGCTCGTGGTCCCCGAGCTCGCCGACTGGTGCTGGATCGTGGTCACCGACGAGCAGGGCCGGCTGCACGACGTGGCCAGCAGTCACCGGGACGCCGCCCGCCGCTCCGAGGTGGAGGAGTACGTGCGGGCGATGGTGGCCACGATGAGCGAGGCGTCGGCCGCCCGCCGGGTCACCACGACCGGCTCGCCTGTGATGCTGCCGGTGATCGACTGGGACGACGTGGCCCGTGCGCTGCCCGACGCCGGCGCCCGCGAGCGGTTCGCGCGGCTCGGCGCGGGCTCCGGGGTGGCGGTCCCGCTCGTCGCCCGCGGGCAGGTGCTCGGCGCGCTGGGGTTGTTCACCCGGGAGGAGCGCGGCCCGCTGGGCGACCGCGAGGTGGACACCGCCGTGGAGATCGGCCGGCGGGCCGGCCTGGCCCTGCACCAGGCCCGGCTCTACGGCCAGCAGCGGGAGCTGGCCGACGCGCTGCAGCGCAGCATGCTGACCGAGCCGCCCCAGCCCGAGCACGGCGAGATCGTCGTCCGGTACGTGCCGGCGGCCGAGGGCGCCGAGATCGGCGGTGACTGGTACGACGCCTTCCTGCAGCGCGGTGGGGCGACGGTGCTGGCCATCGGCGACGTCGTCGGGCACGACACCCGCGCAGCCGCGGCGATGGGCCAGGTGCGCGGGCTGCTGCGCGGGATCAGCTACTCCAGCGGTGGCTCACCGGCCGAGGTGCTCAGCGAGCTGGACCGCGCCGTCCAGGGGCTGGCACTGGACACGATGGCCACCGCGCTGGTCGCCCACCTCGAGCCCGAGCCCGGCGACGAGACCGGCCGCGTGCGGCTGCGCTGGGCCAACGCCGGCCACCCGCCGCCGGCGCTGCTCGCTTCCGACGGCAGCGTGGTGCTGCTCGAGGGCAAGCAGGCCGATCTGCTGCTCGGCGTGGCGCCGGAGACGGTGCGCGAGGACCACGTGGCCGTCCTCGCGCCGGGGTCCACGGTGCTGCTCTACACCGACGGGCTGGTCGAGCGGCGCGACCGGGACATCGACGCCGGCACCCAGCAGCTGCTCGAGGTGCTCGGCGACTGCGAGGGGCTGCCGCTGGGCGAGCTGTGCGACCGGGTGCTCGAGCGGATGTTCCTGCCCGACGCCGAGGACGACGTCGCCGTCCTCGCCGTCCGCCTGCACCCTGAGGGCTGA
- a CDS encoding 3-oxoacyl-ACP reductase, whose protein sequence is MADWYTTFANSGFGTTITKQLGLPRPAVLRRYEPGQPLLPGPAVVGSAGDGRLRDTVTAVLRDAGVTVQSPVTADGGTDGAKPAAVILDATGVTGPGDLAGAHDFLAPAIKRLRASGRVLILAAPPTDADSPAQAAARQAVDGLVRSIAKELRGGSTANAVFVPEGAEDSLAGPLRFFLSGRSAYVDGQLLTVSPADVPADQDEERPLAGTVAVVTGAARGIGAEIARVMARDGAHVVAVDIPAAGDNLAQVANEIGGTALQLDITAAEAPQRLVEHLRERHSADGRQGVDVIVHNAGITRDKLLVNMDAARWNSVMAVNLQAQLDITQALLDSDTLQPGARVVCVSSQSGIAGNRGQTNYAASKAGVIGMVRAWAPLFAERGATINAVAPGFIITEMTATMPFGTREVGSRINSLQQGGLPVDVAETIAWLAQPGSAGVNGQTVRVCGQSMLGA, encoded by the coding sequence GTGGCTGACTGGTACACCACCTTCGCCAACTCCGGCTTCGGCACCACGATCACCAAGCAGCTGGGCCTGCCGCGGCCGGCGGTGCTGCGCCGTTACGAGCCCGGCCAGCCGCTGCTGCCGGGCCCGGCGGTCGTCGGCTCGGCCGGCGACGGCCGGCTCCGCGACACGGTCACCGCCGTCCTGCGGGATGCGGGGGTGACCGTGCAGTCGCCGGTGACGGCGGACGGCGGCACCGACGGCGCGAAGCCGGCCGCGGTGATCCTCGACGCGACCGGGGTGACCGGCCCCGGTGACCTCGCCGGCGCGCACGACTTCCTGGCCCCGGCGATCAAGCGGCTGCGGGCGTCCGGCCGGGTGCTGATCCTGGCCGCCCCGCCGACCGACGCCGACTCCCCGGCGCAGGCCGCGGCGCGGCAGGCGGTGGACGGACTGGTCCGGTCCATCGCGAAGGAGCTCCGCGGTGGCTCTACGGCCAACGCCGTCTTCGTGCCGGAAGGTGCGGAGGACTCACTGGCCGGCCCGCTCCGGTTCTTCCTCTCCGGCCGGTCCGCCTACGTCGACGGGCAGCTGCTCACCGTCTCCCCGGCCGACGTCCCGGCCGACCAGGACGAGGAGAGGCCGCTGGCCGGCACGGTCGCCGTCGTCACCGGGGCGGCCCGGGGGATCGGCGCGGAGATCGCGAGGGTCATGGCGCGGGACGGCGCGCACGTGGTCGCCGTCGACATCCCGGCCGCGGGCGACAACCTGGCGCAGGTCGCCAACGAGATCGGCGGGACGGCGCTGCAGCTCGACATCACCGCCGCGGAAGCCCCGCAGCGGCTGGTCGAGCACCTGCGCGAGCGGCACTCCGCGGACGGACGACAGGGCGTGGACGTGATCGTCCACAACGCCGGGATCACCCGCGACAAGCTGCTGGTGAACATGGACGCCGCCCGCTGGAACTCCGTCATGGCGGTCAACCTGCAGGCGCAGCTCGACATCACCCAGGCGCTGCTGGACAGCGACACCCTGCAGCCCGGCGCGCGCGTCGTCTGCGTCTCCTCGCAGTCGGGCATCGCCGGCAACCGCGGCCAGACCAACTACGCGGCGTCGAAGGCCGGCGTGATCGGCATGGTGCGGGCCTGGGCGCCGCTGTTCGCCGAGCGCGGCGCCACGATCAACGCCGTCGCGCCGGGCTTCATCATCACCGAGATGACGGCGACGATGCCCTTCGGCACCCGGGAGGTCGGGTCGCGGATCAACTCGCTGCAGCAGGGCGGGCTCCCGGTCGACGTCGCGGAGACGATCGCCTGGCTCGCGCAGCCGGGCAGCGCCGGGGTCAACGGGCAGACCGTGCGGGTCTGCGGCCAGTCGATGCTGGGGGCCTGA
- a CDS encoding acyl-CoA dehydrogenase — MTSTLPPTVDPAHLQEALDGRWAHVRRDARENLHDPDMLPVYGESMAEARERVTRAARTLAQSGRVGFGFPKEFGGEADAGGSVTSIEMLAFTDLSLMVKAGVQWGLFGGAVQLLGTRRHHETYLRDIMSFDLPGCFAMTETGHGSDVQQLRTTCTYDPATQTFDLHTPHEAARKDYIGNAAEDGRMAVVFAQLITQGTNHGVHAWLVPIRDEDGNPMPGVTIGDDGPKAGLLGVDNGRLTFDHVTVPRDMLLDRYGQVASDGTYTSSIENETRRFFTMLGTLVRGRVSVGGSAASATKLALDIAVRYGNARRQFAAPGEEREIVINDYLVHQRKLLPALARTYALNFAQAELVSTMHDVQTAVHEHGQEIDEQAQRELESRAAGLKVAQTWHATQTIQMCREACGGAGYLQENRLPHLKADTDVFTTFEGDNTVLLQLVAKGLLTGYRDTFGSLDGWGRIGFVADMVRETVLERTAARALIARLVDAVPGLEDVPMLERGWQLKMLEFREKHALEGAIRRLRKNSTTVSSPTHPMAPFDMFNDVQDHVLKTAQTHIDRIVLEAFVDGVDRTTDPAARTLLDAVCDLYALSTIEADKAWFLEHGQLTPARAKTLTATVNSLLKQLRPHMTTLVDAFAIPADWKAAAILEEEPGRQEAMAARDAELRRQHGAGTPEGTATDLDVPPGQ; from the coding sequence GTGACGAGCACCCTGCCACCCACGGTGGACCCGGCCCACCTCCAGGAGGCGCTCGACGGCCGCTGGGCACACGTGCGCCGCGACGCCCGGGAGAACCTGCACGACCCGGACATGTTGCCGGTCTACGGCGAGTCGATGGCCGAGGCCCGCGAGCGGGTCACCCGCGCGGCACGGACGCTCGCCCAGTCGGGTCGGGTGGGCTTCGGCTTTCCCAAGGAGTTCGGCGGCGAGGCCGACGCCGGCGGCTCGGTCACCTCGATCGAGATGCTCGCCTTCACCGACCTCTCCCTCATGGTCAAGGCCGGTGTCCAGTGGGGGTTGTTCGGCGGCGCCGTCCAGCTGCTGGGCACGCGCCGGCACCACGAGACCTACCTGCGCGACATCATGAGCTTCGACCTGCCCGGCTGCTTCGCCATGACCGAGACCGGCCACGGCTCCGACGTCCAGCAGCTGCGCACCACCTGCACCTACGACCCGGCCACGCAGACGTTCGACCTGCACACCCCGCACGAGGCCGCGCGCAAGGACTACATCGGCAACGCCGCCGAGGACGGGCGCATGGCGGTGGTCTTCGCCCAGCTGATCACGCAGGGGACGAACCACGGCGTGCACGCCTGGCTGGTGCCGATCCGGGACGAGGACGGGAACCCGATGCCCGGCGTCACCATCGGCGACGACGGCCCGAAGGCCGGCCTGCTCGGCGTCGACAACGGCCGGCTGACCTTCGACCACGTGACCGTGCCCCGCGACATGCTGCTCGACCGCTACGGGCAGGTCGCCTCCGACGGCACCTACACGTCCAGCATCGAGAACGAGACCCGCCGCTTCTTCACCATGCTGGGCACGCTGGTGCGCGGCCGGGTCAGCGTCGGCGGCTCGGCGGCGTCGGCCACGAAGCTGGCCCTGGACATCGCCGTGCGCTACGGCAACGCCCGCCGCCAGTTCGCCGCCCCGGGCGAGGAGCGCGAGATCGTCATCAACGACTACCTCGTGCACCAGCGCAAGCTCCTCCCCGCGCTGGCCAGGACCTACGCGCTGAACTTCGCCCAGGCCGAGCTGGTCAGCACGATGCACGACGTCCAGACGGCGGTGCACGAGCACGGCCAGGAGATCGACGAGCAGGCCCAGCGCGAGCTCGAGTCCCGCGCCGCCGGGCTCAAGGTCGCCCAGACCTGGCACGCCACGCAGACCATCCAGATGTGCCGCGAGGCGTGCGGCGGGGCCGGCTACCTGCAGGAGAACCGGCTGCCGCACCTCAAGGCCGACACCGACGTCTTCACCACGTTCGAGGGCGACAACACCGTCCTGCTGCAGCTGGTCGCCAAGGGCCTGCTCACCGGCTACCGCGACACGTTCGGCTCGCTCGACGGCTGGGGCCGGATCGGCTTCGTCGCCGACATGGTGCGCGAGACCGTGCTGGAACGGACGGCGGCCCGCGCGCTGATCGCCCGCCTCGTCGACGCCGTGCCCGGGCTGGAGGACGTGCCGATGCTCGAGCGCGGCTGGCAGCTGAAGATGCTCGAGTTCCGCGAGAAGCACGCGCTCGAGGGCGCCATCCGGCGGCTCCGGAAGAACTCCACCACCGTGTCGTCTCCCACCCACCCGATGGCGCCCTTCGACATGTTCAACGACGTCCAGGACCACGTGCTCAAGACGGCGCAGACGCACATCGACCGGATCGTCCTCGAGGCGTTCGTCGACGGCGTCGACCGCACCACCGACCCGGCCGCACGGACGCTGCTGGACGCCGTCTGCGACCTGTACGCGTTGTCGACCATCGAGGCGGACAAGGCCTGGTTCCTCGAGCACGGGCAGCTCACTCCCGCACGCGCCAAGACGCTGACCGCCACGGTGAACTCCCTGCTCAAGCAGCTGCGCCCGCACATGACCACGCTGGTCGACGCCTTCGCCATCCCGGCGGACTGGAAGGCCGCGGCCATCCTCGAGGAGGAGCCCGGCCGGCAGGAGGCCATGGCCGCCCGCGACGCCGAGCTGCGCCGGCAGCACGGTGCCGGGACGCCGGAGGGCACCGCGACCGACCTGGACGTGCCACCCGGCCAGTGA
- a CDS encoding acetyl-CoA C-acetyltransferase has protein sequence MAQSQQPTTRKAAIVGGNRIPFARSNTAYAQASNQDMLTATLDGLVARFGLQGESLGEVVAGAVLKHARDFNLTREAVLGSKLSATTPAYDVQQACGTGLEAAILVANKIALGQVESGIAGGVDTTSDAPLAVSDDLRRVLISLNNAKTWQDRLKVLGRIRPGMIAPEIPRNAEPRTGLAMGDHAAITAEEWEIGREEQDELAVRSHRSMAAAYDRGFFDDLVTPFLGLARDNNLRPDSSVEKLATLEPVFGKGEGATMTAGNSTPLTDGASAVLLASDEWAEAKGLPVLAHLVDAQTAAVDYVHGGEGLLMAPVYAVPVLLARNGLTLQDFDFYEIHEAFASTVLATMKAWEDPAYCKDTLGLDAPLGSIDRSKLNVNGSSLAAGHPFAATGGRIVAQLAKALHEAGPGKRGLISICAAGGQGVVAILES, from the coding sequence ATGGCGCAGAGCCAGCAGCCCACGACCCGCAAGGCGGCGATCGTCGGCGGGAACCGGATCCCGTTCGCGCGATCCAACACGGCGTACGCCCAGGCGTCCAACCAGGACATGCTCACTGCCACGCTCGACGGGCTGGTCGCCCGCTTCGGCCTGCAGGGGGAGTCCCTGGGCGAGGTCGTCGCCGGCGCCGTCCTCAAGCACGCCCGCGACTTCAACCTCACCCGCGAGGCCGTGCTCGGCTCGAAGCTGTCGGCGACCACGCCGGCCTACGACGTGCAGCAGGCCTGCGGCACCGGCCTGGAGGCGGCGATCCTCGTCGCCAACAAGATCGCCCTCGGGCAGGTCGAGTCCGGCATCGCCGGGGGCGTCGACACCACCTCGGACGCTCCCCTCGCCGTCAGTGACGACCTGCGCCGGGTCCTGATCTCGCTGAACAACGCGAAGACGTGGCAGGACCGGCTCAAGGTCCTCGGCCGGATCCGCCCCGGCATGATCGCGCCGGAGATCCCGCGCAACGCCGAGCCGCGCACCGGCCTGGCGATGGGTGACCACGCGGCGATCACCGCCGAGGAGTGGGAGATCGGCCGCGAGGAGCAGGACGAGCTCGCCGTCCGCTCGCACCGGTCCATGGCCGCCGCCTACGACCGCGGCTTCTTCGACGACCTCGTGACGCCGTTCCTCGGGCTGGCCCGCGACAACAACCTGCGGCCGGATTCGTCGGTGGAGAAACTCGCCACGCTCGAGCCGGTGTTCGGCAAGGGCGAGGGCGCCACGATGACCGCGGGCAACTCGACCCCGCTCACCGACGGCGCCTCCGCGGTGCTGCTGGCCTCCGACGAGTGGGCCGAGGCCAAGGGCCTGCCGGTGCTGGCCCACCTGGTCGACGCGCAGACCGCGGCGGTCGACTACGTGCACGGCGGCGAGGGCCTGCTCATGGCGCCGGTGTACGCCGTCCCCGTACTGCTGGCCCGCAACGGGCTGACCCTGCAGGACTTCGACTTCTACGAGATCCACGAGGCGTTCGCCTCCACCGTGCTCGCCACGATGAAGGCCTGGGAGGACCCGGCCTACTGCAAGGACACGCTCGGCCTCGACGCGCCGCTGGGCTCGATCGACCGGTCGAAGCTGAACGTCAACGGCTCGTCGCTGGCGGCCGGGCACCCGTTCGCCGCGACCGGCGGCCGGATCGTCGCCCAGCTGGCGAAGGCGCTGCACGAGGCGGGCCCCGGCAAGCGCGGTCTGATCTCCATCTGCGCGGCCGGCGGCCAGGGCGTCGTCGCCATCCTCGAGTCGTGA